GATTTCGACACCCCGCTGATGTTGTCGGCCGATCCGGTGGATGGCGGGATGCTGTATGGCCCGGGCGGCCGTATCCGGCTTCCGGAAGGTCCCGGGCTGGGGGCCGCCGTGGACGCGGCTTTCCTGCAGTCCTGCCCCCGGGAAGAGGTCCGCTGAGCCGCATTTCGGGCCTGTCCCGGCATTTCGTACCTTTCGCTCAGGATGAAACAATCGGTCTATATCGTCGACGACGATCCCCTCTTCGCGCAGATGCTACACGATCATATCACTGCCGATGGCATGCGAAAAGTGCGCGTATTCCATTCCGGTGAAGAGTGCCTGCAACATCTTTTCGAGAAGCCGAACACGATCATCCTCGATTACCACCTGGACTCGGTACAAAAATCCGCCGCCAACGGACTTGCCATCCTTGAAAAGATCCGCAAGCACGACCGGAATGTCCACATCATCGTCCTCAGTAGCCAGACCCGCTACGCGGTCGCCGCGGAAACCATCGCGAAAGGCGCCGAACAGTATGTCATCAAAGACGACGAGGCCTTTTCGAAGATCGATGCCATGCTGCAGGAATTCGCGCGGGAAGACTGATACCCGCTTCCCGACTTCACCAACTTTAGGATTCCCTTAACGCGGAAGGCCTTTCATTCGCCCTATACTAGCGAAATGAAACACGGCTTCTCCACACTCGTCCTGCTGCTTTCCCTTCTCTTCAACGCAACCGCCGGCGAACCGGTATTGGTTGGCCACACAGCCGTACGCATCGACCAGTGGCTGCAGCAACTGGAAAAAGAAAAGCACTTCTCCGGCGGGGTGCTCGTGATGAGCAAAGGGGCGACCATCCTCCGAAAAGGCTACGGATGGGCGAACCAGGCGCAGCGCATTCCATTCGACGAGCGGACACTGGCCTGTATGGGCTCCATCACTAAAACTTTCACCGCCATGGCGGTCCTGAAACTGGAGGAGCAGGGAAAACTGAAGGTGACGGACACGCTGGGAAAATTCTTTTCAAAGGTTCCTTCCGATAAATCCAGCATTACCCTGCACCAGTTGATGACGCATTCCGGAGGTTTTGCGGAGATCTTTGAAAACGATGGAGGAGATTACGCAAAGCTGACCAAGGAAGAATTTCTACAGCGCGCCTTTCGCGAACCCTTGATGTACCAACCGGGTAGTCGTTCCCTGTACTCCAATGTAGGCATGAGCGTGGCAGCCGCGGTGATCGAGGAAGTCAGTCACCAGTCGTTTGAATCGTTTGTCAGAAATGAACTGCTCCAACCGATCGGCATCGGGGACATCGCGTACGATTATCCCGACAGTGAAACGCGTCGCATCGCTCACGGCTACGACCAAGGCACGGACTGGGGAACGCTGATGGACCGTTACCGGGAATTCGGAGGACCTTACTGGAATCTTTACGGCAACGGCGGGTTCTATGCATCCATCAGCGCGATGGAAACCTTCCTGCGCGCCATCCTGGATGAAAAGATCCTAACGCCTGCCGCGATTGCCAAACAACAGACGAAGCATATCGAAGAATGGGACACTGAAGGCCGATCGTTCTTCGGCTATGGTTGCGCCCTGGGACAATCGCGCCGGGGAACGCCGGTGATCCAGAATGGCGGCAGCAACGGCATCTACTTTGCCGACATGCTGATCTATCCGAAAGACGATGTTGCCTTGTATGTCGTAACCAATGACAACCGGATGATCGCCAACCGCATAATGGCAGGCATTACCCAACTGGTGTTCCTGGGTAAGATCGAGCAGGACCCGCTCGTGGTGCAAGCGCGCTTTGAGAGCCCGCTCGCGGAAGCGATGTACGATGCGATTGGGAAGCGCGGAGCAGCAGAATTCCGCAAGAACGGAAACGGACTGATCGACTCACTGGGCGTGGGTGACAACGACATGATTCTCCTGGAAGTCGGGCAGCAGCTATCGCGGGAAAATCGCCGGGAAGAAACGATCGCGTTGTATGAGCTCTATACGCAACGCTACCCGTCCATCGTCGTTGCCTGGAATGACCTGGGAGACGCTTATAGGGCCGTCGGTCGAAAAACGGACGCCCGCCGATGCTATGAACAAGCCTTGAAACTGCGTCCGGGAAACCCCCGTGCTACGGAAGCGCTGAAATCGCTCTAAAAAACGGAGTGTTTCCCGGTAAAAAACACCTTCGAAATCTCATTTCGAATTGCCCTTCCTGTTGACCTGATTCATATAGAAGCCAAACTCTGTATCTAACATCGCATCCTCGGAAACACGAGTACTAGCAAGGGTTTCACGAACATCAACCCGATGTTCTCCCGGATGGAAGAGTGAATATCCGTAGTACGCGACAAATCCGAGTTCGCTGGCTTAATTAACCGACTAAACAGGAAACAAAGAAAATGGCAAGGAAGTGGAACGTTCAGGGACTGTATCTCGCTCCGATCTTTTTACTGGCAAGTCTTACACTTTTCCTTACATCGTGTCAAAAGGAAGACCTGCTGACCGAATCCAATACTGCGGCAAGAATGGCTTCAACGTCATCCCCGACGCAAGTTCAAGTCCTGCCTGAATTGTTCGGATTTTATACCCATCCGAACAATCTGACCATCGGAAATGCCGCCAGTGAAGACAATGTCCTGAATTACCTGCGGAATAAAGGTGGCAACATGCTGAATTGTTACGCGCGCAATTCCATGGCCACTGCAACGGAAAGAGCCAAGTTCGCCGCTTTTTGCCGTAAGGCTGTCAGCACCTACGGCATTCGACTGATCACCTGCGACATCCGGGAGACGACCGAGCTTCCTACCTGGGATGCTTTGTACACCGCTTATCCTGATCTGCGAACCGTGGTTGCTCCGCTTACCGAAAAAGAGCCGTGGGTTACGAATGATTATGC
This genomic stretch from Bacteroidota bacterium harbors:
- a CDS encoding response regulator; the encoded protein is MKQSVYIVDDDPLFAQMLHDHITADGMRKVRVFHSGEECLQHLFEKPNTIILDYHLDSVQKSAANGLAILEKIRKHDRNVHIIVLSSQTRYAVAAETIAKGAEQYVIKDDEAFSKIDAMLQEFARED
- a CDS encoding serine hydrolase, with the translated sequence MKHGFSTLVLLLSLLFNATAGEPVLVGHTAVRIDQWLQQLEKEKHFSGGVLVMSKGATILRKGYGWANQAQRIPFDERTLACMGSITKTFTAMAVLKLEEQGKLKVTDTLGKFFSKVPSDKSSITLHQLMTHSGGFAEIFENDGGDYAKLTKEEFLQRAFREPLMYQPGSRSLYSNVGMSVAAAVIEEVSHQSFESFVRNELLQPIGIGDIAYDYPDSETRRIAHGYDQGTDWGTLMDRYREFGGPYWNLYGNGGFYASISAMETFLRAILDEKILTPAAIAKQQTKHIEEWDTEGRSFFGYGCALGQSRRGTPVIQNGGSNGIYFADMLIYPKDDVALYVVTNDNRMIANRIMAGITQLVFLGKIEQDPLVVQARFESPLAEAMYDAIGKRGAAEFRKNGNGLIDSLGVGDNDMILLEVGQQLSRENRREETIALYELYTQRYPSIVVAWNDLGDAYRAVGRKTDARRCYEQALKLRPGNPRATEALKSL